In the genome of Limisphaerales bacterium, one region contains:
- a CDS encoding MBL fold metallo-hydrolase produces the protein MKRMLLALVVLLNWNASARETRGLDIYWVDVEGGAATLIVTPAGESILIDTGNPGTRDAERIHAVATQQAKLKKIDFLITTHFHGDHFGGAAPLSQLMPIGMVYDNGIPVRSPDRNRRDPAFILKVRPYKNMKVDGREIVQPGAKLPLQQLVGALPVELTFVAAARKFIAAPKGAKKNPLAGSVPAKSEDLSDNANSVASLITVGGFRFLDCGDLTWNMEAKLVEPVNRVGTVDVYQVNHHGLATSNNPVLIKSVAPTVSVMNNGHTKGCSPTAFAALTSTKSIQAMYQVHKNLRADGKQNNTAEDHIANLGEPKDCKAIALKMSVAADGKSYTIFNPRNNHQQTFKTRQH, from the coding sequence ATGAAACGCATGCTTTTGGCTTTGGTGGTCTTGTTGAATTGGAATGCCTCCGCACGGGAAACAAGGGGCTTGGACATTTATTGGGTGGATGTGGAAGGCGGGGCGGCCACATTGATTGTGACGCCGGCCGGCGAATCGATTCTCATCGATACGGGCAACCCGGGCACCCGCGATGCCGAGCGGATTCATGCGGTGGCGACTCAGCAGGCCAAGCTCAAGAAGATCGATTTTCTGATTACCACTCATTTTCACGGGGATCATTTTGGCGGCGCCGCACCACTCAGCCAGTTGATGCCCATCGGCATGGTGTATGATAATGGGATTCCCGTGCGCAGCCCGGACCGCAACCGGCGGGATCCGGCGTTCATTCTCAAAGTGCGCCCATACAAAAACATGAAAGTCGATGGCCGCGAAATCGTGCAGCCCGGCGCGAAACTGCCGTTGCAGCAATTAGTAGGCGCGCTCCCGGTGGAACTCACCTTCGTGGCGGCGGCCCGGAAATTCATCGCCGCTCCGAAAGGGGCAAAGAAGAATCCGCTGGCCGGCTCCGTGCCCGCCAAGTCCGAGGATTTATCCGACAATGCCAACAGCGTGGCATCGCTGATCACGGTAGGTGGCTTCCGCTTTCTGGATTGCGGTGATCTTACCTGGAACATGGAGGCCAAGCTGGTGGAGCCAGTCAATCGCGTGGGCACCGTGGATGTGTATCAGGTGAACCATCATGGCCTCGCCACCAGCAACAACCCCGTGCTGATCAAGAGCGTGGCTCCGACCGTGAGCGTGATGAACAACGGCCACACCAAAGGCTGCTCGCCCACCGCCTTTGCCGCCCTGACCTCCACCAAATCCATTCAGGCCATGTATCAAGTGCATAAAAATCTTCGAGCGGATGGCAAACAAAACAACACGGCCGAAGATCACATCGCCAACCTTGGCGAACCCAAGGATTGCAAGGCCATTGCGCTGAAAATGTCCGTGGCCGCCGATGGCAAAAGCTATACCATTTTCAATCCGCGTAACAACCACCAGCAGACATTCAAAACACGGCAGCACTAA
- a CDS encoding DUF1549 domain-containing protein: protein MRALLIICLLQPVFTGRAAEHLPQAIDRLIASKAGDQPLAGPASDAEFLRRATLDFTGRIPTREQVQQFLTDPAKDKRTRLIDRLFADPLWAETMAERFHVMLMERRGEDGEWRQWLAKSFATNKPWDAMVGEMVAPEFSNEAKRGAGFFLTKRLEKYGQNPTDYPGLTRDVGRMFMGVDLQCAQCHRHLSVKDYKQVDFQGLYSAFSNVRLQRTNETIRVAWASEGLLNKKLEYSSVFSETKKMTGPRVPFGEEITIPVFEKGKEWSVKEDRKLKITGVPAFSPLQEIASRMATPDNPFFARNIANRAWFLMMGRGLIEPLDLAHSKNPPSHPELLDLLAKELVANKFDLKWLFRELALTQTYQRSSVLPKGGVSENLFVAAKERPIAAEVLLRNVLLATGERERVAKLEEENEHSLKNFKELFQATFANAPREPELAVNATLKAALFLRNNDTLLWLVKRRDGNLVDRLVQLKEPAKIADAVFLNVLSRMPTKEEQSMVKSFLKKQTNRDRALGDLVWALLSSTEFFVNH, encoded by the coding sequence ATGCGTGCCCTGCTGATTATTTGCCTCTTGCAGCCCGTCTTCACCGGACGGGCTGCGGAGCATTTACCCCAAGCTATTGATCGACTGATTGCCTCCAAGGCTGGGGACCAACCGCTGGCCGGGCCGGCTTCGGATGCGGAATTCCTTCGGCGCGCCACGCTGGATTTTACCGGGCGCATTCCCACAAGGGAGCAAGTGCAGCAGTTCCTCACGGATCCGGCGAAAGATAAGCGGACGCGTTTGATCGACCGGTTGTTCGCGGATCCGCTCTGGGCCGAAACGATGGCGGAACGGTTTCACGTGATGCTGATGGAGCGGCGCGGCGAGGACGGAGAATGGCGCCAGTGGCTTGCCAAATCGTTTGCTACAAATAAACCGTGGGATGCGATGGTGGGCGAAATGGTCGCGCCGGAATTTTCGAACGAGGCAAAACGCGGCGCCGGATTTTTTCTCACCAAGCGACTGGAGAAATACGGGCAAAATCCCACCGACTATCCGGGCCTCACGCGCGATGTGGGGCGGATGTTTATGGGCGTGGATCTCCAATGCGCGCAATGTCACCGTCACCTTTCGGTGAAGGATTACAAGCAGGTGGATTTTCAGGGGCTGTACTCCGCTTTTTCAAACGTTCGTCTGCAGCGAACCAACGAAACCATTCGAGTGGCCTGGGCGTCGGAGGGGTTGCTAAATAAGAAACTGGAATACAGCTCGGTGTTTAGTGAAACAAAAAAAATGACCGGCCCACGGGTGCCTTTCGGCGAGGAGATTACAATCCCGGTTTTTGAAAAAGGCAAGGAGTGGTCGGTAAAAGAGGACCGCAAATTGAAAATTACCGGCGTGCCGGCGTTTAGCCCGCTTCAGGAAATCGCTTCGCGGATGGCTACGCCAGACAACCCATTTTTCGCACGCAACATCGCCAATCGCGCGTGGTTTCTGATGATGGGCCGCGGCCTCATCGAGCCGCTGGATCTTGCCCACTCGAAAAATCCGCCCTCGCATCCGGAGTTGCTCGATCTGTTGGCCAAGGAATTGGTGGCGAACAAGTTCGATCTCAAGTGGCTTTTTCGCGAACTGGCCCTTACGCAAACATATCAGCGCAGTAGCGTTTTGCCCAAAGGCGGGGTGTCAGAAAATTTATTTGTCGCGGCAAAAGAACGCCCAATCGCGGCGGAGGTGCTGCTGCGCAATGTGCTACTTGCCACGGGTGAGCGCGAACGTGTGGCCAAGCTGGAAGAGGAAAATGAGCATTCGCTAAAAAATTTCAAGGAGCTATTCCAGGCCACATTCGCCAACGCCCCGCGCGAGCCGGAACTGGCTGTCAACGCTACACTCAAGGCGGCGCTTTTTCTTCGCAATAATGATACGCTGCTGTGGCTGGTGAAAAGGCGTGACGGCAATCTCGTCGATCGGTTGGTTCAATTGAAGGAACCGGCGAAGATTGCCGATGCCGTTTTCCTAAACGTCCTGTCGCGCATGCCGACGAAGGAGGAACAGTCGATGGTGAAATCGTTCCTAAAAAAACAAACCAATCGCGACCGCGCGCTGGGCGACTTGGTGTGGGCGTTGTTGTCGTCCACGGAATTTTTTGTGAACCACTGA
- a CDS encoding DUF1501 domain-containing protein yields the protein MNHPLCNATEHALSRRQWLGGMGGAAAAGALGGLISPASGEMLKNKEKQVLFIWLDGGMSQLESWDPKPNTQFGGPFRSIPTNLPGVHVSELMPRMARKMDKICLVRGICTKDNSHSRGVARIQRGDPKNRGVIYPYIGSAIAKLMGPTASGLPPYVWVKPGSGGFKPSDAGFLGPKFGALAFGDGQPPPNFVRPKSLSAEQDASRNELRRALNLNYAQPRRKANTEANSFVFDSADALLARSDIFDTTQYPRKEKERYGEHLLGEHMLIGRKLLEAGCRFVKVNSYGWDTHGDNFNGSTSLVGRFDQAFAAVLEDLEATGRLDHTLVIAMSEFGRTPRINGHAGRDHWPEAWSIAMTGCGLNRGVVLGETNATGTFVKGDAWDIGHLFHTWFHALGINSHGIEFDNGGQPLPIAHDDMGVIPGALA from the coding sequence ATGAACCATCCACTCTGCAACGCCACCGAGCACGCACTGTCCCGCCGGCAGTGGCTCGGCGGTATGGGAGGGGCGGCCGCGGCGGGAGCGTTGGGCGGATTGATTTCTCCAGCCTCGGGCGAGATGCTCAAGAATAAAGAAAAACAGGTGCTCTTCATTTGGCTCGATGGCGGAATGAGCCAGCTCGAGAGTTGGGATCCCAAGCCGAACACGCAGTTTGGCGGGCCGTTCCGCAGCATTCCCACCAATTTGCCGGGCGTGCACGTGAGCGAGTTGATGCCGCGGATGGCAAGGAAAATGGACAAGATTTGCCTCGTGCGCGGCATTTGCACGAAGGACAATTCGCACTCGCGGGGCGTGGCCCGCATTCAACGTGGGGATCCAAAAAACCGCGGCGTGATTTATCCGTACATTGGTTCGGCGATCGCCAAGCTGATGGGGCCGACCGCCAGCGGCTTGCCGCCCTACGTTTGGGTGAAGCCCGGCAGCGGCGGGTTCAAGCCCTCGGACGCTGGTTTCCTTGGTCCCAAATTTGGTGCGCTGGCGTTTGGCGACGGACAGCCGCCACCGAATTTTGTCCGGCCCAAATCACTCTCGGCGGAGCAGGACGCCTCCCGCAATGAACTGCGCCGTGCGTTAAATCTCAACTACGCTCAACCGCGTCGCAAGGCAAACACCGAGGCCAACTCGTTTGTGTTCGACTCCGCCGATGCGCTGCTTGCGCGCAGCGATATTTTTGATACCACCCAATATCCGCGCAAAGAAAAGGAACGCTACGGCGAGCACTTGCTTGGTGAGCATATGTTGATCGGCCGCAAACTGCTCGAGGCCGGTTGCCGGTTTGTGAAGGTCAACAGCTACGGCTGGGATACGCACGGCGATAATTTTAACGGCAGCACCTCACTCGTCGGTAGATTTGATCAAGCATTTGCCGCCGTACTCGAAGACCTCGAGGCGACCGGCCGGCTCGATCACACACTGGTGATTGCGATGAGCGAATTTGGCCGCACCCCGCGCATTAACGGCCACGCTGGGCGCGATCATTGGCCCGAAGCCTGGTCCATCGCCATGACCGGCTGCGGCCTCAATCGTGGGGTGGTGCTCGGCGAAACCAACGCCACTGGGACGTTTGTCAAAGGCGACGCGTGGGACATCGGCCATCTTTTTCACACATGGTTCCACGCGCTCGGTATCAACTCGCACGGCATTGAATTTGACAACGGCGGGCAACCCCTGCCCATTGCCCACGACGATATGGGCGTCATCCCCGGAGCGCTCGCCTAA
- a CDS encoding DUF1553 domain-containing protein: MNFTRAIIISLLVLGGAVGAADSADLAGIEFFEKKIRPVLVSECYKCHSAEKKIKGELRLDWRGGWQKGGESGAAIIPGRVGKSLLIQAIRHADADLKMPPKKKLTAAQIADFEKWVAMGAPDPRTSSKSTNEEKKLNLTAARTFWAFQAVRKLPAPKVKQTDWPRTDTDRFVLSALEAKGIKPVRDADDLTLLRRIYFDLIGLPPTPAQMAAFERAAIVNRQAAIENTVDTLLASPHFGERWGRHWLDVVRFSESTGGGRTLLMKDAWRYRDYVVNAFNADKPFTEFIREQIAGDLIPGGTLEQQRERLTATAFLLLGPTNYELQDKTILEMDIVDEQLDTMGKAFMGLTIGCARCHDHKFDPIRTEDYYGMAGIFKSTKVVIHSNVSTWNKRPLPMSAKEAALAEKHAAAIGAKQKVIAALKKQLGGKTGGPVPVASLPGIVVDDLQAKLKGDWTRSTSNQGYVGANYIHDGAVGKGDKSVTYRVKIPGDGKFEVRVAYTHGTNRDAKVPVLIRHADGEVTKFIDQTKRPPIDGHFISLGTFDFLVGEWEAVVISTKGTTAHVIADAVQMLSKNAPAVAKPAPKPEGKAAQAMLKKMEAELKALQKTAVKQPQIIAADEGENPGDIQIAIRGNAHNAGPKTPRSFIRVLNRGPEPIIDAKTSGRAELANWLASANHPLTSRVFVNRVWHHLFGKGIVPSMDNFGHSGRLPTDQALLDHLAARFVDEGWSVKKLIREIVLSRVYQLSSESGDSNQEQVDIENKLHWRQNRRRLQAEAIRDAVLSVSGQLDTKSGGNTIKPGTTTEYGYQFEDTRRSLYAPVFRNTPLEILAVFDFADPNLVVGERTTSSVPTQALFLMNSPFVRTQAAAAAQRLLTEKLPNDPARIRQAYRQTLGRSPTAREREIVLKFLAHKTDPIHAWTQFFHGLYASLDFRFLN; the protein is encoded by the coding sequence ATGAATTTTACACGCGCTATAATTATTTCGCTATTGGTTTTGGGCGGAGCTGTGGGCGCGGCGGATTCTGCCGACTTGGCCGGCATTGAGTTTTTTGAAAAGAAAATCCGGCCCGTGCTTGTGAGTGAGTGTTACAAATGCCACAGCGCGGAAAAGAAAATAAAGGGCGAGCTGCGGCTGGATTGGCGGGGCGGATGGCAGAAGGGCGGCGAAAGCGGTGCGGCGATCATTCCGGGGCGCGTGGGGAAGAGTTTGTTGATCCAAGCCATCCGGCATGCGGATGCGGATTTGAAAATGCCGCCAAAAAAAAAGCTGACGGCGGCTCAGATTGCGGATTTCGAAAAATGGGTAGCCATGGGCGCGCCTGACCCCCGCACTTCCAGCAAATCCACAAATGAGGAAAAGAAACTCAACCTTACCGCCGCACGAACGTTTTGGGCCTTCCAAGCCGTCCGCAAACTTCCGGCACCCAAAGTGAAGCAAACTGATTGGCCACGCACAGACACAGACCGTTTTGTGCTCTCCGCGCTGGAGGCAAAAGGCATCAAGCCGGTGCGCGACGCAGATGACCTCACCTTGTTACGCCGTATTTATTTCGACCTCATCGGCCTGCCGCCCACTCCGGCACAAATGGCGGCATTCGAAAGAGCGGCAATCGTCAATCGCCAAGCCGCAATCGAAAACACCGTCGACACCCTGTTGGCCAGCCCGCATTTCGGCGAACGCTGGGGACGGCATTGGCTGGACGTGGTGCGCTTTTCCGAATCCACCGGTGGCGGCCGCACGTTGCTAATGAAAGACGCGTGGCGGTATCGCGATTATGTGGTGAACGCCTTCAACGCCGACAAGCCATTCACGGAATTCATTCGCGAACAAATCGCGGGCGACCTCATCCCCGGCGGCACGCTGGAGCAGCAGCGCGAGCGGCTCACGGCCACGGCATTTCTGCTGCTCGGCCCAACGAATTACGAGCTGCAGGACAAGACCATTCTGGAGATGGACATCGTGGACGAGCAGCTCGACACGATGGGCAAGGCGTTTATGGGGCTCACCATCGGCTGCGCGCGCTGTCACGACCACAAATTTGATCCCATCCGCACGGAGGACTACTACGGAATGGCGGGCATTTTCAAAAGCACGAAGGTGGTGATTCACAGTAATGTGTCCACGTGGAACAAACGTCCGCTGCCGATGTCGGCAAAGGAGGCGGCTTTGGCCGAGAAACATGCAGCGGCGATTGGCGCGAAGCAAAAGGTAATCGCCGCGCTAAAGAAACAGCTCGGCGGAAAAACCGGCGGGCCGGTTCCGGTGGCGAGTTTGCCCGGCATTGTGGTGGACGATTTGCAGGCGAAGCTGAAGGGCGATTGGACGCGATCGACTTCCAATCAAGGATACGTGGGCGCGAATTACATTCATGACGGCGCGGTGGGCAAAGGCGACAAGTCGGTGACGTATCGGGTGAAGATTCCCGGCGACGGAAAATTTGAGGTGCGGGTGGCGTACACGCACGGCACCAATCGTGATGCCAAAGTGCCGGTGCTCATTCGGCATGCGGACGGCGAGGTGACGAAGTTCATCGACCAAACCAAGCGGCCACCGATTGACGGCCATTTCATTTCGCTGGGGACGTTTGATTTTCTCGTGGGCGAATGGGAAGCAGTGGTGATTTCCACAAAGGGAACCACCGCGCACGTGATTGCCGATGCAGTGCAAATGTTATCGAAGAACGCGCCGGCAGTGGCGAAGCCCGCGCCCAAGCCGGAAGGCAAGGCCGCGCAGGCAATGTTGAAAAAAATGGAGGCGGAATTGAAGGCGCTGCAAAAAACGGCCGTGAAGCAACCACAAATCATCGCCGCTGATGAGGGCGAGAACCCTGGCGACATCCAAATTGCCATTCGCGGCAACGCGCACAACGCCGGACCCAAAACCCCGCGCAGTTTTATCCGCGTGCTGAACCGTGGCCCCGAGCCAATAATCGACGCCAAAACCAGCGGCCGCGCCGAACTTGCCAACTGGCTCGCCAGCGCGAATCATCCACTCACCTCACGCGTGTTTGTGAATCGCGTGTGGCATCATCTTTTCGGCAAAGGCATCGTGCCGAGCATGGATAACTTTGGCCACAGCGGTCGGCTTCCTACCGATCAAGCCTTGCTCGATCACCTCGCTGCGCGCTTCGTCGATGAAGGTTGGTCGGTGAAAAAACTCATCCGCGAAATTGTCCTCTCGCGGGTGTATCAATTGAGCTCTGAATCAGGAGACTCAAATCAAGAACAGGTGGACATTGAAAATAAATTGCACTGGCGGCAAAACCGCCGCCGCCTTCAAGCCGAGGCCATTCGCGATGCGGTGCTGTCCGTCAGCGGCCAGCTGGATACGAAATCGGGCGGGAACACGATCAAACCCGGCACCACCACCGAATACGGTTACCAATTCGAGGACACCCGCCGCAGCCTTTACGCGCCCGTGTTCCGGAACACGCCATTGGAAATTCTAGCCGTATTCGACTTTGCCGACCCCAACCTTGTCGTCGGCGAACGCACCACCAGCAGCGTTCCGACGCAAGCGCTCTTCCTGATGAACAGCCCCTTCGTCCGCACCCAGGCCGCCGCCGCGGCGCAGCGCCTGCTCACCGAAAAACTCCCCAACGACCCCGCCCGCATCCGCCAAGCCTACCGCCAAACCCTCGGCCGCAGTCCCACCGCGCGCGAACGTGAAATTGTGTTGAAATTTCTAGCTCATAAAACAGATCCCATCCATGCCTGGACTCAATTCTTTCACGGCCTTTATGCCAGTTTGGATTTTCGCTTTTTGAATTAA
- a CDS encoding DUF1080 domain-containing protein yields the protein MIRAALVLMTVSLSLMAEEKWTPLFDGKSTQGWEPRAKVETFKAVDGELHLSSQVNVWVVSELQMGDFEVETEVMIPQENKGFNSGLGFRLIGDQGKPKGYQCEIDRGKPAGVYGIGMGGWLFPKGPEQTAAYKKATKDLFKPEAWNHFRVEAKGPRIRTFLNGKLIAEVEHKQSLKGRFGIQHHGKGGTVKFRNLRVRELK from the coding sequence ATGATTCGTGCCGCACTGGTTTTAATGACGGTTTCCCTGTCGCTGATGGCTGAGGAAAAATGGACCCCGCTGTTTGACGGCAAGAGCACCCAGGGCTGGGAGCCGCGCGCCAAGGTGGAGACCTTCAAGGCGGTGGATGGCGAGCTGCATTTGTCTTCCCAGGTCAACGTCTGGGTGGTGAGCGAACTGCAAATGGGCGATTTCGAGGTGGAGACCGAGGTGATGATCCCGCAGGAAAACAAGGGCTTCAATTCCGGGCTCGGCTTTCGGCTCATCGGCGACCAAGGCAAGCCCAAGGGCTATCAATGCGAGATTGACCGCGGTAAACCGGCCGGCGTGTACGGCATCGGCATGGGCGGCTGGCTGTTTCCCAAAGGGCCGGAGCAAACCGCCGCGTACAAAAAGGCCACCAAGGATCTGTTCAAGCCCGAGGCTTGGAATCATTTCCGCGTGGAAGCCAAGGGACCGCGCATCCGCACCTTTCTCAACGGCAAACTCATTGCCGAGGTCGAGCATAAGCAATCGCTCAAAGGCCGGTTCGGCATCCAGCACCACGGCAAAGGCGGCACGGTGAAGTTCCGCAACCTCCGCGTGCGGGAGTTGAAGTAA
- a CDS encoding DUF1501 domain-containing protein, whose translation MNPFHPHPHRRQFLRSMAAGSVLLPALVSEMLGAEPANPLAPRRPHFSPKAKRVIFINLSGGVSHIDTFDPKPELIKNHGKEIAKGDHPEIQNRPGYERIFLKRTQWAFKKYGQCGKAVSALFPEVARCVDDIAFINSMHTSHSNHYNATLGMHTGSFTVSRPSLGAWVSYGLGTENQNLPSFMVLAPQSPYAGGQVWGSDFLPGAHQGTRVQPGASPVPNITPRVSRNLQELELAALRRRNARQLNTRPAHPELATRMRAFETAFGMQMAVPEAFEFKAETDATHALYGLKRGQTNGFGWQCLAARRLAERGVRFIELIHTGSSGNWDSHGNMMDHERLAKQVDRPIYGLLTDLKSRGLLDDTLVVWTTEFGRTPFNNKADAPGREHHNWAFTTFLAGGGVQGGITHGATDEIGLKAVDHPVHTHDFHATLLHLLGLDHERLTHFHDGRDFRLTDVEGHVVKEILA comes from the coding sequence ATGAATCCCTTTCACCCCCACCCGCATCGCCGACAGTTTCTGCGCTCCATGGCCGCGGGCTCGGTGTTGTTGCCGGCGTTGGTTTCGGAGATGCTGGGAGCGGAGCCGGCCAATCCGTTGGCGCCGCGGCGGCCGCATTTTTCGCCCAAGGCCAAGCGGGTGATTTTTATTAATCTCAGCGGCGGCGTGTCGCATATTGACACGTTTGATCCCAAACCGGAGCTGATCAAAAACCACGGCAAGGAGATTGCCAAGGGCGACCATCCGGAGATTCAAAATCGGCCGGGCTACGAGCGCATTTTTCTGAAGCGCACGCAGTGGGCTTTTAAAAAGTACGGACAATGCGGCAAGGCGGTGAGCGCGCTGTTTCCCGAGGTGGCGCGGTGCGTGGATGACATTGCGTTCATCAACAGCATGCACACCAGCCACTCGAACCATTACAACGCCACGCTGGGCATGCACACCGGCTCATTCACCGTCAGCCGGCCGAGCCTCGGCGCGTGGGTGAGCTACGGGTTGGGCACGGAAAACCAAAACCTGCCGTCGTTCATGGTGCTGGCGCCGCAGTCGCCCTACGCCGGCGGCCAGGTGTGGGGCTCGGATTTCCTGCCCGGCGCGCATCAGGGCACCCGCGTGCAGCCCGGGGCCAGCCCGGTGCCGAACATCACCCCGCGCGTGTCGCGCAACTTACAGGAACTGGAGCTGGCCGCCCTGCGCCGGCGCAATGCGCGGCAGCTCAACACGCGCCCGGCCCATCCGGAACTAGCCACCCGCATGCGTGCGTTTGAAACGGCGTTTGGCATGCAGATGGCCGTGCCCGAGGCGTTTGAATTCAAAGCTGAAACCGACGCCACCCACGCGTTGTACGGACTGAAGCGCGGCCAGACCAATGGCTTTGGCTGGCAATGCCTTGCGGCCCGGCGATTGGCCGAGCGCGGGGTGCGGTTCATCGAGCTGATTCACACCGGCTCATCCGGCAACTGGGACAGCCACGGCAACATGATGGATCACGAACGCCTCGCCAAGCAGGTGGACCGCCCGATCTACGGTCTGCTCACCGACCTCAAGAGCCGCGGCCTGCTCGACGACACACTCGTGGTCTGGACCACCGAGTTCGGCCGCACGCCGTTTAATAATAAAGCCGATGCACCCGGGCGCGAGCATCATAACTGGGCTTTCACCACCTTCCTCGCCGGCGGCGGCGTGCAAGGCGGCATCACCCACGGCGCCACCGACGAGATCGGCCTCAAGGCCGTCGATCACCCCGTGCACACCCACGATTTCCACGCCACCCTCCTGCACCTCCTCGGCCTCGACCACGAGCGCCTCACGCACTTCCACGACGGCCGCGACTTCCGCCTAACGGATGTGGAGGGACATGTGGTGAAGGAAATTCTGGCGTAG